One Thermoanaerobacter kivui genomic window, CTATTAATAAAGAGATATATAATTAAAACATAAAGTATTAAAAGAAAAGTATTATCTTTTATGGGATGGAGTGATATAATGGAGGAAACTGCTGCCCTCTTAAAGCAAAAGGGCCTTAAAGTTACACCTCAGAGACTGGCAATACTCAACTTGCTCAAAAATACTAAAGAACATCCAACCGCAGAAACCATATACAAAAAACTTTCCTCCGATTTTCCTACAATGAGCTTAGCTACCGTTTATAAAACATTAGAAGTTTTAAAAAACATGGGATTAATACAAGAATTAAATGTAGGTGAAGGTAGCTTCAGATACGATGCCAACACAAAATCTCATCCCCATGTAGTTTGCATAAGCTGTGGCAAAGTAGAAGACCTTGATGAATCCCTTCTAAAAGACGTCATGGAGGAAGTTAAAAAGCACACTGATTACCAGCTCGTAGAACAAAAACTTTACTTTTACGGTTATTGTCCCAATTGCCAGCATAAAATCACCAATTAAAACAAAAACCCCACTTTTTGTAGTAGTTAAAAGTGGGGTTTTTGTTTTAATTGCTAGGATTTATGGTTTGTGGCTCTCCAGTAAGGTCTTCAATCAAAGTATCTTGTGACGTATCGGGATTATCCTGAGGACTATTTTTATTCTCTTCTTTCTTTTTAAATGTCTCTTGGGGTTTTAAATTATTGACTTTTTTTGTACCTCTTTTTATTATACCGTCCACCGGTTTATACACATCTGTATATAAAAGCTCTTTCTTAACCAACACATTGTTTACATAAATTAGACGGTAGGTGTTTACTTTATAGCCTGTGTGCTGCTCCACATTAACAACTTGTTCACCTTCTGGCAGCGTCGGGTCATCTATGTAAGTTATTTTTGGTTCATATTTTTCAACAATCTCTGAATGAATTTCTATACGCCTTGAAGGGTCTTTCGCATAACCATATATATTTACAACAAATTGATTGCCACTTATATATGCTTCAATATACATAGGATACGGAGAAGAATTTTCAAATTTTAAATCCAGCACATCCCCTGATATGGTAGCGTCTTGTCCTGGTGGCACGTAACCCACAGGAAAAGTGTGGTGATATCTTTCAGTTATTTTGACATCTGCCCTCAAAGCCGCATTGTACAAAGTCGTAGCAACCTGACAAACTCCTCCTCCAATAGCCGGAACAAGTTTGTTGCCTATTATCACAGGTGCTTGTTTATAACCATTTTCTATTATCCTTGGACCCAAAGTTTTGTTTAATGAAAATATTTCTCCTGGCATGAGTAATGTTCCGTCTACAGCTTTCGCTGCCACCGCCAAATTCTCTGAACGGTTTACATCTTGAGGATTAAATATTGTAGAAAAAGTAGAAATTTTGTCCTTTATCATCTCCAGCATTGTCTTTGTAATTTTCGCTTTCACTCTATCAACAGCAATATGTACTTCAGCATCTCCTATTTTTCCTTCTACCATATCATTTAAAACCTCTTTTAATTGTTGCAAAGTCTTATTTTTATCAACCTTTATCCCCTCTATATCTTCCGTGATTTGCCTTATACCTCTTGTAATTTTAATTTTCGCATCAACAGGGTTTCTTTCAATTTCTTTAGAAATTTTGTCAATGAATTCGTTTATTTTATTTTCATCATAAGCAGGATAGAAGTTGAAATATTTACCGTGTTTGTCTGTCAAATAAATTTCTCTTATCCTCTCAAAAGGATTTCCTTCTCTGCCTATTTTGTAAGCCTTATCTACGATTTCTTGATAGTCATAAGCTAAATTTATATCTTTAGCTGTGAGTCTATATACTTTATCTTGATATTTAAGTGTCAAAGAAAAATCAGAAGGCGCTTTTAACTCCTTTTGAAGAAGGCTTACTGCTTCCTCTTTTGTCAATCCCCCCAAACTTATGCCATTAACAAACACTCCTTTGGCAATGGTCTTAGAATTCAATATAAAATAGAAAAACAACGAAGAAAATATTAAAAATGCTATAAGCAATAAAACTATTGCTATGTAAAAATAATTATTTTTTTTGACGCCGCCTTTTGTCTGCATTCACTTCTCTCCTATTCCCTTTATTTCTCCTTCAATAAATATAATATACTTATCTTTTAAATACAATTACAGAATTGTTACAAATGGTTACAAAAATATTAATTTTTTATTCCCTTAAAATATAAACACAAATGGTTTACAGGACAACTGTCACATTTTGGCTTTCTGGCTGTACATAGATTCCTTCCATGATGTATGAGAAGATGGTGAGACAAAGACCATAAGTCATCGGGTATTATTTCCATCAGCTGTTCTTCTGTCGTAAAAACATCTGTGCTATCAGCAAGCCCTATGCGATTGGAAACCCTAAAAACATGGGTATCTACTGCTATCGCCTGCTTTGAAAAAGCATTGCTCAAAACCACATTTGCAGTTTTTCTCCCAACACCTGGTAAACTCATCAGCTCCTCCAAAGTGTCAGGCACCCTGCCATCGTATTTTTCACACAAAATCCTACAAGTTTCCAATATGCTTTTAGACTTGTTTCTATACAATCCACACTCCCTTATTTCCTCTTGAAGTTCTTCAGGAGTGAGTTTCAAAAAATCTCCGGGAGTTTTGTACTTCTTAAAAAGCCTATCTGTAATTATGTTGACCTTTTTGTCTGTACACTGCGCTGATAAAATTGTGGCGATTAAAAGTTCAAAAGGATTTGTAAACTTAAGACCAGATTTAGCATTAGGATATGTTTCTTTTAATATTTCTATAACTTTTAAAGCTTCATCCTTTGTTATTCTCAATTTTATCCCCCTTTAATTTATTTAATGCTTCTATCATCATTTTCTTTGCCATTTCATCCTTTTCTTTAAGTAAGGCATCTTCTATTTCACTTAAAATCTCTTTTTCACATAAATGGGAAAGAGCCCATGCACTATATCCTCTCAAAAGAGGACTTTGTGACTTTAACAAGTTTTTTATAGGCTCTATACAACTTTTTTCCTTTGTATTGACACAAGCAATTATAGCATTTCTTATTATAATACTTTTTCCCCTCCAAGAGGAAGAAGTTGGTCCAAAAATTTCTGCAAATTCCTTTTTTGACATATTTAAAATTTCTATTAAGTCATGTCTTGGCAGTAACTTATCCGGTACAAATTCTGGCCTTACTACCTTTTTTGCTCTTTTATTAAAAGGACACACTTGCTGGCAAGTATCACAGCCATATATTCTTCTGCCCATTTTTTTAGCTATTTTTTCTTCTATTTTGCCTTTTTTGACTGTAATATAAGACAAACATTTATTGGTATCTATTATATAAGGTTCAGCTATAGCATTTGTAGGACAAGCTTTTATACACAAATTACAATCCCCACATTTAGTTTTTTGCGGTGCATCCGGCTCAAAATATTTGTTTATGAGTATTTCTCCTAAAAAAATATATGAACCAT contains:
- the queG gene encoding tRNA epoxyqueuosine(34) reductase QueG, whose protein sequence is MECITKEQIRDFAREIGIDLVGFAKPDCLKEDQERLKEREALGLSCSIEERDVLKRISPEFILPEVKSIITIAVSYNVDYDIRHSNRSYGIISRSSWGIDYHKVLKEKMEKLSEFIKSKCQEVKTVCLVDNNPLLEREIAYHAGIGWFGKNGLIINDEYGSYIFLGEILINKYFEPDAPQKTKCGDCNLCIKACPTNAIAEPYIIDTNKCLSYITVKKGKIEEKIAKKMGRRIYGCDTCQQVCPFNKRAKKVVRPEFVPDKLLPRHDLIEILNMSKKEFAEIFGPTSSSWRGKSIIIRNAIIACVNTKEKSCIEPIKNLLKSQSPLLRGYSAWALSHLCEKEILSEIEDALLKEKDEMAKKMMIEALNKLKGDKIENNKG
- a CDS encoding transcriptional regulator PerR, which gives rise to MEETAALLKQKGLKVTPQRLAILNLLKNTKEHPTAETIYKKLSSDFPTMSLATVYKTLEVLKNMGLIQELNVGEGSFRYDANTKSHPHVVCISCGKVEDLDESLLKDVMEEVKKHTDYQLVEQKLYFYGYCPNCQHKITN
- the nth gene encoding endonuclease III, with translation MRITKDEALKVIEILKETYPNAKSGLKFTNPFELLIATILSAQCTDKKVNIITDRLFKKYKTPGDFLKLTPEELQEEIRECGLYRNKSKSILETCRILCEKYDGRVPDTLEELMSLPGVGRKTANVVLSNAFSKQAIAVDTHVFRVSNRIGLADSTDVFTTEEQLMEIIPDDLWSLSHHLLIHHGRNLCTARKPKCDSCPVNHLCLYFKGIKN
- a CDS encoding VanW family protein; translated protein: MQTKGGVKKNNYFYIAIVLLLIAFLIFSSLFFYFILNSKTIAKGVFVNGISLGGLTKEEAVSLLQKELKAPSDFSLTLKYQDKVYRLTAKDINLAYDYQEIVDKAYKIGREGNPFERIREIYLTDKHGKYFNFYPAYDENKINEFIDKISKEIERNPVDAKIKITRGIRQITEDIEGIKVDKNKTLQQLKEVLNDMVEGKIGDAEVHIAVDRVKAKITKTMLEMIKDKISTFSTIFNPQDVNRSENLAVAAKAVDGTLLMPGEIFSLNKTLGPRIIENGYKQAPVIIGNKLVPAIGGGVCQVATTLYNAALRADVKITERYHHTFPVGYVPPGQDATISGDVLDLKFENSSPYPMYIEAYISGNQFVVNIYGYAKDPSRRIEIHSEIVEKYEPKITYIDDPTLPEGEQVVNVEQHTGYKVNTYRLIYVNNVLVKKELLYTDVYKPVDGIIKRGTKKVNNLKPQETFKKKEENKNSPQDNPDTSQDTLIEDLTGEPQTINPSN